One genomic segment of Catalinimonas alkaloidigena includes these proteins:
- a CDS encoding CIA30 family protein, whose translation MDNDFFFLSNPQYQADWKCINDTIMGGISKSTAYQNHNNHLEWSGELSLKNNGGFASVRYEILPTINLQAYQGLSIVIIGDNKSYKLNLANQLTPKSPRFQARFHSCTTEQIVHIPFLELEASIRGRKVEESFDPSRISMVGFLISEQQEGPFHLTVKSIKPYVQ comes from the coding sequence ATGGATAATGACTTTTTTTTTCTTTCTAACCCACAGTATCAGGCAGATTGGAAATGCATCAATGATACTATCATGGGAGGTATTTCAAAGAGTACAGCTTACCAAAATCATAACAATCACCTAGAGTGGTCAGGTGAACTATCTTTGAAAAATAATGGAGGCTTTGCTTCGGTGCGCTATGAGATTTTGCCAACAATTAACTTACAAGCATATCAGGGGCTTAGTATTGTGATTATTGGAGATAATAAGTCCTATAAACTAAACCTGGCCAATCAACTCACTCCAAAAAGCCCTCGTTTTCAAGCCCGTTTTCACTCATGTACAACCGAGCAAATAGTTCATATACCATTTTTAGAACTTGAAGCATCTATTCGGGGTAGAAAAGTCGAGGAAAGTTTTGATCCTTCTCGTATTTCTATGGTTGGTTTTCTTATCTCTGAGCAACAGGAAGGGCCCTTTCATCTAACCGTTAAAAGCATCAAACCTTATGTACAATAA
- a CDS encoding tetratricopeptide repeat protein, which produces MLGKLYLALALSISVIFGARAQEEVTAYVEKGRKLFGEGMYKEALINFNKAIDADSLRYHAYFFRGNTKKIFEDYHGAMKDYNMVLEINPEYAEAYYERGSIKFSLQDYYGAIEDFGEAIKLNENHVNAYYQRGQARRELEAYKDAINDCTKILQIHPKNIDAYFLRGVLRIEHGLMQEGCLDLSKAGELGDLKAYDMIRNICNRRAIQ; this is translated from the coding sequence ATGCTTGGAAAATTATATTTAGCTTTAGCTCTATCTATCTCAGTCATATTTGGGGCCAGAGCGCAAGAAGAGGTTACAGCGTATGTAGAGAAAGGAAGAAAGCTATTTGGGGAAGGGATGTATAAAGAAGCACTAATAAACTTCAATAAGGCTATAGATGCTGACTCATTACGCTATCACGCTTATTTTTTTCGCGGTAATACTAAAAAAATATTTGAAGATTACCATGGTGCTATGAAGGATTACAACATGGTACTAGAGATCAACCCTGAATATGCAGAAGCGTATTATGAACGGGGTAGCATTAAATTCTCGCTTCAGGATTACTACGGTGCCATTGAGGATTTTGGGGAAGCTATTAAACTCAACGAAAATCATGTAAATGCCTATTACCAAAGAGGACAAGCACGCCGAGAATTAGAGGCCTACAAGGATGCTATCAATGACTGTACAAAAATACTACAGATTCACCCTAAAAATATTGATGCCTACTTTCTCAGAGGTGTGTTACGCATAGAACATGGGCTAATGCAAGAAGGCTGCCTTGACCTTAGCAAGGCAGGCGAATTAGGTGATTTAAAAGCTTATGATATGATAAGAAATATCTGTAACCGCCGTGCTATTCAATAG
- the hemF gene encoding oxygen-dependent coproporphyrinogen oxidase, translating into MYNKEEITNWFMSLQDNICNQLEKADGGKFIEDRWKREGGGGGRTRIIQGDVIEKGGVAFSAVHGKTPEKILKALQLSETDFYATGVSIVMHPLSPMVPIIHMNVRYFEMENGTSWFGGGIDLTPHYIDLSDAQYFHKELKKICDKHHPEYYTKFKAWADDYFYVRHRQETRGVGGIFFDRLSPSKEMSLEQLFHFVQDVGNAFSPIYTYLIHKNKNLPFEEREKEWQLVRRGRYVEFNLVWDKGTKFGLDTQGRTESILMSLPPQANWIYSHQPIEGSKEHTTQKYLRKGINWLDII; encoded by the coding sequence ATGTACAATAAAGAAGAGATCACAAATTGGTTCATGTCCTTACAAGACAATATATGTAATCAATTGGAAAAGGCCGATGGTGGTAAATTCATAGAAGACCGCTGGAAACGAGAAGGCGGCGGCGGCGGTAGAACTCGCATTATTCAGGGTGATGTTATTGAGAAAGGAGGAGTAGCATTTTCAGCGGTTCATGGCAAAACCCCAGAAAAAATATTAAAGGCTCTCCAACTCTCTGAAACAGATTTTTATGCCACTGGTGTCTCCATTGTCATGCATCCGCTAAGTCCTATGGTACCCATTATCCATATGAACGTTCGTTACTTTGAAATGGAAAATGGCACCAGTTGGTTTGGTGGTGGTATTGACCTCACTCCTCATTATATAGATCTGTCTGATGCTCAGTATTTTCACAAAGAACTAAAGAAAATATGCGATAAGCATCACCCCGAGTACTATACAAAATTTAAAGCATGGGCTGATGATTATTTTTATGTAAGACACCGACAGGAAACCAGAGGAGTAGGAGGGATTTTTTTTGATAGGTTATCTCCTTCAAAAGAAATGAGTTTGGAGCAACTATTTCACTTTGTACAGGATGTAGGCAATGCTTTTTCGCCTATTTATACATACTTGATCCATAAAAATAAAAATTTGCCTTTTGAAGAGCGTGAAAAAGAATGGCAGTTGGTCAGAAGAGGACGCTATGTAGAATTTAACCTGGTTTGGGATAAGGGGACTAAATTTGGCCTTGATACTCAGGGACGTACCGAATCTATTTTAATGAGTCTTCCTCCACAAGCGAATTGGATCTACAGCCATCAGCCAATAGAAGGTAGTAAAGAACATACCACACAAAAATATTTACGTAAGGGTATTAATTGGTTGGATATAATCTAA
- a CDS encoding fibronectin type III domain-containing protein, with product MARLTLAFLLLSYNSILGQQVIFSDNFENGSFLPQWQINPGQQNGVIEVFPTEGLEGNYAVRMGKSKDDTHTLNRLDLPIDLSGDHQFMLKFMVYSNHEESHVQDGIFLSVDGGVTFEKIFTFEFEKWPQKYSSSLPPLHLNALARAKGILPSEQSIIRFQQYGKDDFNGGQEFSDGIYLDHVSVTSYDITYASLPFSEDFSDDKLLQMSPTTLIGSPGLSDSTGVVSPASLIDIVSFDSLRGNVLRMGSKIDKSPATNALDIHLNLASYHHAKLRFDIYDNRDETNAADGIFFSDNGGLSFNKVYAFNPDHWSDDHFGSLPPLDINELAKKYGLKTNERFVIRFQQHDDDDFEGSRLSSDGLMIDNIYVYNDPPVFTSLPLYENFDDKEFAPYWQVGFASYDGDVKPNGIVEIVAMQDGNRAVRLGSNTDKNYTTNALDLFINLEGHNEASLNFDFYDNYDESHELDGIFFSSNGGKSFKKVFDFDCDNWADGRFGDILSLNIFQLAKKQNLNLTRNFVIRFQQYDDDDFEGTRTISDGIYLDNISIVDPVELTYHKVPFSESFEDSLGTYWHFGNPMLTASVQHIKPGGFVKVLDSVGYKNSKGLALGRAEDGKQTTNAIDLNLDLNSQQDLRLNFSLYNNYDIVDDEDGIWLSSDGGRNFKKAWNLPEAKGRYQAYSLNLDSLAITSNIHFSEVYVIRFQQSGDRKFTGTGNLKGGIYVDDITVAHSIPAPQFVSTPDSLQLNVCGEYLFQWIKTPAVENFHFQVYTYEHGKELIVQDTVIADASHTVVNGLEEDSAYFCRVKAYNAFTNSKWSRPVAFDTFSTFEADVQIHDKDSKQRKIVLQANEKPSYKYRWFKNGEPLDEESSHLCTVSEPGEYSVFISNNSCGMMSAPLKIEGETLGIVDDIFLEVTDKTTSNIPEHKADR from the coding sequence ATGGCGAGATTAACCCTCGCTTTTCTACTCCTGAGCTATAATAGTATTCTGGGTCAACAGGTCATTTTTTCTGACAACTTTGAAAATGGAAGCTTTCTTCCTCAATGGCAAATCAACCCAGGTCAACAAAACGGAGTAATTGAGGTTTTTCCTACCGAAGGTTTGGAAGGTAACTATGCAGTACGCATGGGTAAAAGTAAAGACGATACGCATACCCTTAACCGGCTAGACTTACCCATAGACCTATCCGGCGACCATCAGTTTATGCTAAAATTTATGGTTTACAGCAACCATGAAGAATCTCACGTACAGGATGGAATCTTTCTAAGTGTTGACGGAGGAGTTACTTTTGAGAAAATCTTTACTTTTGAATTTGAAAAATGGCCTCAGAAGTATAGCTCTTCATTACCACCACTACACCTGAATGCACTAGCCAGAGCAAAAGGTATTTTACCAAGCGAACAAAGCATTATCCGTTTTCAGCAATATGGTAAAGATGACTTTAATGGAGGGCAGGAGTTTAGCGATGGTATTTATCTAGACCATGTATCTGTAACAAGTTATGATATCACATATGCCTCACTCCCTTTTTCTGAAGACTTCTCTGACGATAAATTATTACAGATGTCACCTACTACACTCATTGGCAGTCCTGGCTTATCAGATAGTACGGGTGTGGTGTCTCCCGCCTCTCTCATAGATATTGTATCGTTTGACAGCCTTAGAGGAAACGTACTTCGCATGGGCAGTAAGATTGATAAAAGCCCGGCTACCAATGCACTGGACATACATCTCAACTTAGCATCCTACCATCATGCCAAACTTCGGTTTGATATATATGACAATCGGGATGAGACAAATGCGGCAGATGGCATATTTTTCAGCGACAATGGAGGTTTATCTTTCAACAAAGTTTACGCTTTTAATCCTGACCATTGGAGTGACGATCATTTCGGCTCTCTCCCCCCCCTTGATATTAATGAGCTGGCTAAAAAATACGGTCTAAAAACAAATGAGCGCTTTGTAATCAGATTTCAGCAGCATGATGATGATGACTTTGAAGGCAGCAGGCTCTCTAGTGATGGGCTGATGATAGATAATATATATGTTTACAATGATCCTCCCGTCTTTACTTCGCTTCCCTTATACGAAAACTTTGATGATAAGGAATTTGCTCCTTACTGGCAAGTAGGATTTGCATCATATGATGGTGACGTAAAGCCAAATGGCATAGTGGAAATAGTAGCTATGCAGGATGGAAACAGGGCCGTAAGGTTAGGGAGCAATACTGATAAAAACTACACTACCAATGCTTTAGACCTATTCATAAATTTGGAAGGGCATAATGAGGCTTCTCTCAATTTTGACTTTTATGATAATTACGATGAATCTCACGAGTTAGATGGAATTTTCTTTAGTAGTAATGGGGGTAAAAGCTTCAAAAAAGTTTTTGATTTTGATTGCGATAACTGGGCTGACGGCCGGTTTGGGGATATTCTTTCGCTCAATATCTTCCAGTTAGCGAAAAAACAAAACCTGAATTTAACGCGAAATTTTGTTATTCGTTTTCAACAATACGATGATGATGATTTTGAAGGAACACGTACTATTAGTGATGGTATCTATCTGGATAATATCAGCATCGTGGATCCGGTGGAGCTTACTTACCATAAGGTTCCTTTTTCAGAAAGCTTCGAAGACTCACTGGGTACATACTGGCATTTCGGAAACCCGATGCTGACAGCTTCAGTTCAGCATATAAAACCAGGAGGCTTCGTCAAAGTCTTGGATTCAGTAGGCTACAAAAACTCTAAAGGTCTTGCTTTAGGCAGGGCTGAAGACGGAAAACAAACTACCAATGCCATAGATCTCAATCTTGATCTGAACAGCCAGCAAGACTTACGACTTAATTTCTCGCTTTATAATAACTATGATATTGTTGATGATGAGGATGGTATATGGCTTAGTAGTGATGGAGGAAGAAATTTCAAAAAAGCATGGAACCTTCCTGAGGCTAAAGGGAGATATCAAGCTTATTCTCTAAACCTGGACTCACTTGCCATCACTTCCAACATTCATTTTTCTGAGGTGTATGTGATACGTTTTCAGCAGTCAGGAGACAGAAAATTTACAGGAACTGGCAATCTCAAGGGAGGAATTTACGTAGACGATATTACCGTAGCCCATAGTATTCCTGCTCCACAGTTTGTAAGCACCCCTGACTCCCTCCAGCTTAATGTATGTGGTGAATATTTATTTCAATGGATCAAGACCCCTGCTGTAGAAAATTTTCACTTTCAGGTCTATACCTACGAGCATGGGAAAGAACTAATAGTACAAGATACCGTGATCGCTGATGCTTCTCATACAGTTGTTAATGGCCTGGAAGAAGATAGCGCTTATTTCTGCAGAGTAAAAGCATATAACGCTTTTACAAACAGCAAATGGTCACGGCCAGTTGCTTTTGATACCTTTTCAACTTTTGAAGCTGATGTACAGATACACGATAAAGATAGCAAGCAACGTAAAATAGTGCTGCAAGCTAATGAGAAGCCTTCATACAAGTATCGTTGGTTTAAAAATGGGGAGCCTCTTGACGAAGAATCCAGTCATCTATGCACTGTAAGTGAACCGGGTGAATATTCTGTGTTTATTTCAAATAACTCCTGTGGAATGATGTCTGCACCATTAAAGATAGAAGGCGAAACCTTGGGAATAGTAGATGACATTTTTTTGGAAGTCACTGATAAAACAACATCAAATATACCTGAGCACAAAGCAGACAGGTAA